Proteins from a single region of Allofrancisella inopinata:
- a CDS encoding type IV toxin-antitoxin system AbiEi family antitoxin domain-containing protein, protein MMDVLIEKALGQYKSHIIDHATLSTIILNNKYTSVKDKIEYLKQKGIISTLKKGLYVHNSLYAKNIISKEIVANNMLSPSYVSLDYALYFYGIIPESVCDITSVTTKRSKSFNTGYGVFSFTKLKKELFSIGIVIEACQNGNFMIATKEKALCDKIYCTKDIQVASVSSMIDFLENDLRIDLDELKNFDINIVSKYYEISKSKKINSLQKVIKEF, encoded by the coding sequence ATGATGGATGTACTAATTGAAAAAGCTTTAGGACAATATAAGTCACATATAATAGATCATGCAACATTATCTACTATTATTTTAAATAATAAGTATACAAGCGTTAAAGATAAAATAGAGTATCTAAAGCAAAAAGGGATTATAAGTACTCTAAAAAAAGGTCTTTATGTTCATAATTCCCTATATGCTAAAAATATAATTTCTAAAGAGATTGTTGCAAATAATATGCTTAGCCCATCATATGTATCACTTGATTATGCTTTGTATTTTTATGGAATTATACCTGAAAGTGTTTGTGATATTACATCTGTGACAACTAAGCGATCAAAATCATTTAATACAGGCTATGGTGTATTTAGTTTTACAAAGCTGAAAAAAGAACTTTTTTCTATTGGTATTGTTATTGAAGCTTGTCAAAATGGTAATTTTATGATTGCAACAAAAGAAAAGGCCTTGTGCGATAAAATTTACTGCACCAAAGATATTCAGGTAGCATCTGTAAGTAGTATGATTGATTTTTTAGAGAATGATTTGCGCATAGACTTAGATGAGTTAAAAAATTTTGATATAAATATCGTTTCAAAATATTATGAGATTAGTAAATCAAAAAAAATAAATTCTTTACAGAAAGTTATTAAGGAATTTTAG
- a CDS encoding nucleotidyl transferase AbiEii/AbiGii toxin family protein has product MNIIEQMLKRYVVETEIDLINALKEVFQEVTLLGLYSGGFFNKAAFYGGTALRILYGLNRFSEDLDFTLLEKDRSFDIEKYFPFIVDEFEALGVTIDLKKKTKQNTCSDIESAFLKNDTSIHTLNVHCNNLGDLLDGIHSGKRLKIKIEIDINPSLKFQIEPKTLLMPKTFNIMSMTLPNLFAGKMHAILFRNWKTRVKGRDWYDLEWYVKQNVKLNLEHLQERMYESGDLDRRTQLNSLMLKELLCAKIDTLDIQGVIKEVSPFIKDKSVFDFWSRDYFRLLASKILIL; this is encoded by the coding sequence ATGAATATAATTGAGCAAATGCTGAAAAGGTATGTCGTCGAGACTGAAATAGACTTAATAAACGCATTAAAAGAAGTTTTTCAAGAGGTAACATTGCTAGGTCTTTATAGTGGAGGATTTTTTAATAAAGCTGCTTTTTATGGTGGTACAGCATTACGTATACTATATGGACTTAATAGATTTTCCGAAGATTTAGATTTCACTTTGCTCGAGAAAGATAGATCGTTTGATATTGAAAAATACTTTCCATTTATAGTTGATGAATTTGAAGCACTAGGTGTTACGATAGATTTAAAAAAGAAAACTAAACAAAATACTTGTAGTGATATTGAGTCTGCATTTTTAAAAAATGATACTTCAATACATACTCTTAATGTTCATTGTAATAATCTAGGAGATTTATTGGATGGTATACATAGTGGTAAAAGGCTGAAAATAAAAATAGAGATCGATATTAATCCGTCTTTAAAGTTTCAAATAGAACCTAAAACGTTATTGATGCCGAAAACATTTAACATAATGTCTATGACTCTACCAAATTTATTTGCAGGTAAAATGCATGCAATTTTGTTTAGAAATTGGAAGACTAGAGTTAAAGGCCGTGATTGGTATGATTTAGAATGGTATGTGAAGCAAAATGTAAAATTAAACCTGGAGCATTTACAAGAAAGAATGTATGAAAGTGGGGATTTAGATAGAAGAACACAACTTAATAGCTTAATGCTGAAAGAGTTGCTATGCGCTAAAATTGATACATTAGATATACAAGGTGTTATAAAAGAAGTTAGCCCTTTTATCAAAGATAAATCCGTATTTGACTTTTGGTCAAGAGATTATTTTAGACTATTAGCCAGCAAAATATTGATATTATAA
- a CDS encoding ATP-binding protein — MKFYNRENELALLSKADKLKSKRSIMTMLIGRRRIGKTTLALHNYTKDKVLYLFVSKKAEVLLCQDFCEEITNKLDIRIFGNLSAFEDIFAYLLELGKTQSFTIIIDEFQEFLKINPSIYSGIQKLWDLNKHTSKIHLITCGSIYHLMKKIYEDSGEPLFGRCDFKIELKPFKPSVLKEILQDNQSYTTDNMLDFYSLTGGVAKYIELFVLNDSFDLQSMVDVIVEPNSIFLNEGKNRLIEEFGKDYGTYFSILSLIAESKTSRSEIESIIQSNISGHLYRLEHDYSIIRSIKPINAKPNSKVQKYEIVDIFLAFWFRFIFKYQSLVEAENFTRLKEIIYRDISIFKGKTLERLFIEMLKEKQDYTKIGLYWERGNKNEIDIVAIDDIDKKMLICEVKLNEKKLDLNKLIHKSKKLVDQYSDYKIDYKLSSLDDINCMVHRDSFNE; from the coding sequence ATGAAATTCTACAATCGAGAAAATGAACTAGCTCTGTTATCAAAAGCAGATAAATTAAAATCTAAACGATCGATAATGACTATGCTTATTGGCAGGCGTAGGATAGGCAAGACTACACTAGCGTTACATAACTATACAAAAGATAAAGTTTTATATTTATTTGTATCAAAGAAGGCCGAGGTTTTATTATGCCAAGACTTTTGTGAAGAAATAACCAATAAACTTGATATTAGAATTTTTGGTAACTTATCTGCATTTGAGGATATATTTGCATACCTACTTGAGCTAGGTAAGACACAATCTTTTACTATTATTATAGATGAATTTCAGGAATTCCTAAAAATTAATCCATCAATATACTCAGGCATACAAAAATTGTGGGATTTAAATAAACATACTTCTAAAATACATCTGATAACATGTGGCTCGATATATCATTTAATGAAAAAAATATATGAAGATAGCGGTGAGCCCCTGTTTGGTCGGTGTGATTTTAAGATAGAACTAAAACCATTTAAGCCAAGTGTTTTAAAAGAAATATTGCAAGATAACCAGAGTTACACTACCGATAATATGCTTGATTTTTATTCTTTAACAGGCGGTGTTGCTAAATATATAGAGCTTTTTGTATTAAACGATAGTTTTGATTTGCAATCGATGGTAGATGTCATTGTGGAGCCAAACTCAATATTTTTAAATGAAGGAAAAAATCGGTTAATTGAAGAGTTTGGTAAGGATTATGGGACATATTTTTCAATTCTTAGTTTAATAGCAGAATCAAAAACCTCTCGCTCTGAAATTGAATCTATTATACAAAGTAATATTTCTGGCCATTTATATCGTTTAGAACATGACTATTCTATTATTAGGTCTATAAAGCCGATTAATGCAAAACCAAATTCAAAAGTGCAAAAATATGAGATTGTTGATATATTTTTAGCTTTTTGGTTTAGGTTTATATTCAAATATCAATCTTTAGTTGAAGCTGAAAACTTCACAAGATTAAAAGAAATAATTTATAGAGATATATCAATATTTAAAGGTAAAACTTTAGAGAGATTATTTATTGAAATGTTAAAAGAAAAGCAGGATTATACAAAAATAGGCTTATACTGGGAAAGAGGCAATAAAAATGAAATTGATATAGTAGCTATCGATGATATCGATAAAAAAATGTTAATATGTGAGGTGAAGCTTAATGAGAAAAAGCTAGATCTAAATAAGTTGATACATAAATCTAAAAAGCTAGTTGACCAATATAGTGATTATAAAATAGATTATAAATTATCATCTTTAGATGATATAAATTGTATGGTTCATAGAGATAGTTTCAATGAATAA
- a CDS encoding nucleotidyl transferase AbiEii/AbiGii toxin family protein, translating into MKELKNLDCLLPKTRQLLLRLIDTCDFLNDYVFVGGSALALHICHRKSEDLDFFTYADTFDLQQILDYISKFENKVIINQSSEQVDLLLDGIKVTFFNAKWPFLKPKVIEKFNLANIEALGAMKINTLFLRAKYRDYYDLYFLLKDQMLIEDLYQASSNIIPGLTFKLFASALLYIDDIEDDLIGYLEPKETISKEEIRDYFQNKLVLYNKGRLKSD; encoded by the coding sequence ATGAAAGAGCTGAAAAACTTAGATTGCTTGCTACCTAAGACTAGGCAGTTATTATTAAGATTAATCGATACGTGTGATTTTCTAAATGACTATGTGTTTGTTGGTGGAAGCGCTTTAGCTTTACATATTTGCCATAGAAAAAGTGAGGATCTTGATTTTTTCACATATGCTGATACTTTTGATTTACAGCAGATATTAGATTATATCTCAAAATTTGAAAACAAAGTAATAATTAACCAAAGTAGTGAACAAGTAGATTTACTTCTTGATGGAATTAAAGTAACTTTTTTTAACGCCAAATGGCCATTTTTAAAACCTAAAGTTATTGAAAAGTTTAATTTAGCTAATATAGAAGCACTTGGTGCTATGAAAATAAATACACTATTTTTAAGGGCTAAATATAGAGATTATTATGATTTGTATTTTCTCCTTAAAGATCAAATGCTTATAGAAGATTTATACCAAGCAAGTTCTAATATTATTCCTGGCTTAACTTTCAAGCTATTTGCGTCAGCTTTACTTTATATTGATGACATAGAGGATGATTTGATAGGTTATCTTGAACCTAAAGAAACTATATCAAAAGAAGAAATTCGTGATTACTTTCAGAATAAATTAGTTTTATATAATAAAGGTAGGCTAAAGAGTGATTAA
- the ubiA gene encoding 4-hydroxybenzoate octaprenyltransferase yields the protein MLNNNKLKAYALLMRLHRPIPILLILWPTLTALVLASHGLPSLKLFIIFSLGVLIMRTVGCIINDIADIDFDKHVARTSTRPLTSGILSVKNAIYLCISLAVIAFICVLFLNIFTILLSFVALFLAILYPFCKRFFAIPQLVLGLAFNFGILMAFSAIQNKLPIEAWIFYLATIFWTVAYDTIYALADREYDLKIGINSSAVAFGKNVFKYIFAFNFLALIFLLTLGAYCSFNILFYIGTIVCGVFFIRNYFIYKKLGISNCIKAFSDNHWIGFIIFIAIITQY from the coding sequence ATGTTAAATAACAACAAACTAAAAGCTTATGCTTTATTAATGCGTCTTCATAGACCTATCCCAATATTGTTAATCTTATGGCCAACACTTACCGCTTTAGTGTTAGCTAGTCATGGCTTACCAAGTTTAAAACTATTTATAATTTTTTCTTTAGGTGTATTAATTATGCGCACCGTTGGGTGTATCATAAATGATATAGCTGATATTGATTTTGATAAGCATGTTGCTCGTACTAGTACTAGACCATTAACTAGCGGTATTTTATCAGTTAAAAATGCTATTTATTTATGTATATCTCTTGCAGTCATTGCTTTTATTTGTGTGTTATTTTTGAATATTTTTACGATCTTATTATCTTTTGTAGCTTTATTTTTAGCTATTTTATACCCATTCTGTAAAAGATTTTTTGCTATACCTCAGCTAGTACTGGGACTGGCGTTTAATTTTGGTATATTAATGGCATTTTCAGCAATACAAAATAAACTACCTATTGAAGCTTGGATATTTTATCTCGCCACGATATTTTGGACTGTTGCCTACGATACTATCTATGCTTTAGCTGATAGAGAGTATGATTTAAAAATAGGTATTAACTCATCGGCTGTAGCCTTTGGGAAAAATGTTTTTAAGTATATATTTGCGTTTAACTTTTTAGCTTTAATTTTTTTATTAACATTAGGGGCTTACTGTAGTTTTAACATTTTATTCTACATAGGGACTATTGTTTGTGGTGTGTTTTTTATTAGAAATTATTTTATTTATAAAAAGTTAGGAATATCCAACTGCATCAAAGCTTTTTCAGATAACCATTGGATTGGCTTTATAATATTTATAGCTATAATCACTCAATACTAA
- a CDS encoding chorismate--pyruvate lyase family protein, whose protein sequence is MDFHVDVDRLSNSKLYWLNDVNNLVAGLTQFYGKIQLDKKSQQILQANKFEKDLLKVDSALVRQITLSNNNKIIVFARTIIPTPTYSLFTEELNSLGNKPIGDTLLYKNDFQRSKFIIRELPTQVFKNETGLISNQNIYSRSSIFSYIPSKHLKILITEYFLFLPELTNVK, encoded by the coding sequence ATGGACTTTCATGTGGATGTTGACAGATTAAGCAACTCTAAACTCTATTGGCTTAATGATGTCAACAATTTAGTAGCTGGTTTAACCCAATTTTATGGAAAAATACAACTAGATAAAAAGTCTCAACAAATTCTACAGGCAAATAAATTTGAAAAAGACCTTTTAAAAGTAGATAGTGCTTTAGTAAGACAAATAACACTATCTAATAATAACAAAATTATAGTTTTTGCAAGAACTATAATCCCTACACCAACATACAGTTTATTTACTGAAGAATTAAATAGTTTAGGCAACAAACCAATTGGTGACACTTTATTATATAAAAACGATTTTCAAAGAAGCAAATTTATTATTAGAGAGTTACCAACACAAGTATTTAAAAATGAGACAGGTTTAATCTCAAATCAAAACATATACTCTCGTAGCTCCATTTTTAGCTATATACCTTCAAAACATTTAAAAATCCTAATAACAGAATACTTTTTATTTCTACCGGAGCTTACAAATGTTAAATAA
- the rph gene encoding ribonuclease PH: MRPSGRNNDQLRNIKVTHNFIKHAEGSVLIEFGDTKVLCTASVIEGVPRFKKDSKEGWLTAEYGMLPRSTHTRMDREAARGKQSGRTQEIQRLIGRALRASVDLAAIGEYTIKVDCDVIQADGGTRTASITGASLAIKDAINHMKEKGLIAEDAKPLNSQVAAVSVGIYNNQPVLDLDYDEDSNAETDMNVVLNSNGGMIEIQGTAEGKHFSEEEFAKMLGLAKKGIQEIFDTVF, from the coding sequence ATGCGTCCAAGTGGCAGAAATAATGACCAGTTGAGAAATATCAAAGTTACTCATAATTTTATAAAACATGCTGAAGGGTCAGTACTTATTGAGTTTGGTGACACAAAAGTGCTTTGTACAGCATCAGTAATAGAGGGTGTGCCAAGATTTAAAAAAGACTCAAAAGAAGGGTGGTTAACTGCTGAATATGGTATGTTACCACGTTCTACTCATACAAGGATGGATCGAGAAGCAGCTAGAGGAAAACAATCAGGTAGGACTCAAGAGATCCAGCGTTTGATAGGTAGAGCTTTACGAGCAAGTGTTGATTTAGCAGCTATTGGTGAGTATACAATCAAAGTCGATTGTGATGTGATTCAGGCTGATGGTGGCACACGTACAGCGTCCATAACAGGGGCATCATTAGCTATAAAAGACGCTATTAACCATATGAAAGAAAAAGGATTAATAGCTGAAGATGCCAAACCTTTAAACTCTCAAGTTGCTGCAGTCTCGGTAGGCATCTATAATAATCAGCCAGTACTTGATCTTGATTATGATGAAGATTCAAACGCTGAGACAGATATGAATGTCGTTTTAAATTCTAACGGTGGTATGATTGAAATACAGGGCACAGCTGAAGGCAAACACTTCTCTGAAGAGGAATTTGCTAAAATGCTTGGTTTAGCTAAAAAAGGTATCCAAGAGATTTTTGATACAGTGTTTTAG
- the htpX gene encoding zinc metalloprotease HtpX: MSSTDNLHYGSVNWREIVYKNTRKTYLVIATFLLVFFLLGIFVDTVYRYNEIANAYYRAYGIELPISKVFWALATFQLVPYATIIISGIAVIWIFITFSMYDKIMLSGTQYQEITADDQSPLARRVYNVVEEMKVAAGMRYMPKVFLINADYMNAFASGYSEKSAMVAITTKLANALNRDELQAVMAHELTHIRNQDIKLNLFTMVLANMMLIIMDFLFYSALFSGNNNNSNSNNRNNNAAAFFIIIMILRYVLQIFTIFMMLFLSRTREYMADAGAVELMRTNMPMANALIKIANDNKNPETQYSYKHTKNENLRRASYIFDPLSAGINGGDMSDLFSTHPSIEKRLASIGVNKTIG, from the coding sequence ATGTCATCTACAGATAATCTACATTATGGCTCTGTAAACTGGCGTGAAATTGTTTATAAAAATACTAGAAAAACATACCTAGTTATAGCTACCTTTTTACTTGTATTTTTTTTGCTTGGCATATTTGTAGACACAGTATACAGATACAATGAAATTGCAAATGCCTATTATAGAGCTTATGGCATCGAACTACCTATATCAAAAGTGTTTTGGGCTCTAGCAACTTTTCAGTTAGTTCCTTATGCTACTATCATTATTTCTGGTATAGCAGTTATTTGGATATTTATAACTTTTAGCATGTATGACAAGATCATGCTTTCAGGAACACAATACCAAGAAATCACAGCTGATGATCAAAGTCCTTTAGCACGTCGTGTTTATAATGTTGTCGAAGAAATGAAAGTCGCTGCTGGTATGAGGTACATGCCAAAAGTATTTCTTATAAATGCTGACTATATGAATGCTTTTGCCTCTGGATACTCTGAAAAATCAGCTATGGTTGCTATTACAACAAAACTTGCCAATGCACTAAACCGTGATGAGCTACAAGCTGTCATGGCGCATGAGCTAACCCATATCCGTAATCAAGATATAAAACTGAACCTATTTACTATGGTTTTAGCAAATATGATGCTGATAATTATGGATTTCTTATTCTATTCAGCACTATTTTCAGGAAATAATAACAACAGTAATAGTAATAACCGTAACAACAATGCTGCTGCATTTTTCATCATAATAATGATACTAAGATATGTCTTGCAAATATTCACCATATTTATGATGTTATTTTTAAGTCGTACAAGAGAGTATATGGCAGATGCTGGTGCGGTAGAGCTTATGAGAACTAACATGCCAATGGCTAATGCTTTGATTAAAATAGCTAATGATAATAAAAACCCAGAAACTCAATATAGTTACAAGCACACTAAAAATGAGAATCTACGTCGTGCTTCCTATATTTTTGATCCACTAAGTGCTGGGATCAATGGTGGTGATATGTCAGATTTATTTTCAACTCATCCTTCTATTGAGAAAAGGTTAGCATCGATAGGTGTAAATAAAACCATAGGCTAG
- a CDS encoding LemA family protein, whose translation MSLGVILLIIVAAVAIYVVITYNKLIAEIETVKNSEKQIDVQLDRRAKVFDSLVNVVKKYMDYEQTTLKDIVALRSQANSAKQHGDVKTRIAAENQISELAKGINVQFENYPELKSNQNVIQLQEEITSTENKLAFAKQALNDSIERYNAHKKSFFAGIVVSLFKKLNENFIYWNISEEKKQQLEDSRVEL comes from the coding sequence ATGTCATTAGGTGTAATACTACTTATAATCGTAGCAGCAGTTGCTATATATGTTGTTATAACTTACAACAAACTAATAGCTGAAATAGAAACTGTTAAAAATTCAGAAAAACAAATAGATGTACAACTTGACCGTAGAGCAAAAGTTTTTGATTCTTTAGTAAATGTTGTCAAGAAATATATGGACTATGAGCAAACTACTCTAAAAGATATAGTAGCTCTACGAAGCCAAGCCAACTCTGCAAAACAACATGGTGATGTTAAAACCAGAATAGCAGCTGAAAACCAAATATCTGAACTTGCAAAAGGTATAAATGTACAGTTTGAAAATTACCCGGAGTTAAAATCAAACCAGAATGTAATCCAACTTCAAGAAGAAATAACATCTACCGAAAATAAGCTAGCTTTTGCAAAGCAGGCTTTAAATGATTCTATAGAGAGGTATAATGCCCATAAAAAATCTTTCTTTGCTGGTATAGTTGTAAGTTTATTTAAAAAGCTAAATGAGAACTTCATCTATTGGAATATTTCTGAAGAGAAAAAACAACAACTAGAAGATTCTAGAGTGGAACTATAA
- a CDS encoding heavy metal translocating P-type ATPase, which yields MTDSNRYLKFKVYGLDCIEEVNIIKKTLNKKILEENMEFDLLNGKLLINQQDISSKEIISLIKKAGLNAIAWDKYISNGQNPNFLSKYLRLITTLICGALIAFAYFFHAIDHGFIHAFIGSENDSPEIFLFIPQFSYLLAIVFGSWFVFPKAISSIKRLDADMNLLMIIAIVCAIIIGQLFEAAVVSFLFALSLLLESWSVGNARSAITKLMNLTPDTALVYCCNDKQFEEKPIAEINIGKRILIKPGQKVALDGIIIKGSSFINQAPITGESIPVEKQIKDEVFAGSINGNSAIEIKTTRTADNSSIAKIIQAVEHAQSKRSKTEKWVDKFARVYTPSMILLALIIAVFPPLILNQPWVNWIYQALVILVIACPCALVISTPISIVSSLAKAAQNGVLIKGGNFIEIPAKLKAIAFDKTGTLTQGKPSVKEIITNNNFSKKQLITIAASLEKTVDHPISKAIIDYANQNNIKTEEAVNTKVIGGKGITGEIADSYFWLGSHAFAHEKQLCEDTSLHNQATKLGNDGFSLIFVGNNQEVIGTIAIQDGIKNNIQSSLKQLKALGVEQTVMLTGDNKGTARAIAEQAGIDDFYAELLPEDKVTKIEELVNKYKNVAMIGDGINDAPALARSNLGIAMGAIGNDVAIETADIALMSDDISKLPWLIKHSRKTLNIIKQNITFSIVIKAIFISLAIADLATLWMAIAADMGATFIVIINALRLLKS from the coding sequence ATGACGGATAGTAATCGATATTTAAAGTTCAAAGTATATGGCTTAGACTGTATTGAAGAAGTAAATATCATCAAAAAAACTCTAAATAAAAAAATATTAGAGGAAAATATGGAGTTTGATTTACTTAATGGTAAACTTTTAATAAACCAACAAGATATTTCTTCAAAAGAAATTATTTCTTTGATTAAAAAAGCTGGTTTAAACGCTATAGCTTGGGATAAATATATATCAAATGGTCAAAATCCTAATTTCTTAAGTAAGTATCTACGTTTGATCACAACATTAATTTGTGGAGCTTTGATTGCTTTTGCATATTTTTTTCATGCTATTGACCATGGATTTATACATGCATTTATAGGTAGTGAAAATGATTCTCCCGAGATATTTCTTTTTATACCACAGTTTAGCTACTTACTAGCTATAGTATTTGGTAGTTGGTTTGTTTTTCCAAAAGCAATATCTTCTATAAAACGTCTTGATGCTGATATGAATCTACTTATGATAATAGCTATAGTCTGTGCTATTATTATTGGTCAACTTTTTGAAGCTGCGGTTGTAAGTTTTTTATTTGCACTTTCACTTCTACTAGAATCATGGAGCGTTGGTAATGCTCGTTCAGCGATAACTAAGCTTATGAATTTAACACCTGATACTGCACTAGTTTATTGCTGTAATGACAAGCAATTTGAAGAAAAACCTATAGCAGAAATCAATATAGGCAAAAGAATACTTATAAAACCAGGTCAAAAAGTTGCGCTTGATGGAATTATTATTAAAGGTAGTAGCTTTATAAATCAAGCTCCAATAACTGGTGAATCGATCCCGGTAGAAAAACAAATTAAAGATGAAGTTTTTGCTGGGAGTATAAATGGAAATTCTGCTATTGAAATAAAAACAACAAGAACTGCTGATAATTCTTCCATAGCAAAAATTATTCAAGCAGTAGAACACGCGCAATCAAAACGTTCAAAAACAGAAAAATGGGTCGATAAATTTGCAAGAGTCTATACTCCCAGCATGATACTACTTGCCTTGATAATTGCTGTATTTCCGCCGTTAATTTTGAATCAGCCTTGGGTCAACTGGATATACCAGGCTTTAGTTATTCTTGTAATAGCTTGCCCTTGCGCACTAGTAATATCAACCCCAATATCTATAGTCTCTAGTCTAGCAAAAGCAGCACAAAATGGGGTTTTAATTAAAGGAGGTAATTTTATTGAGATCCCTGCAAAACTTAAAGCTATTGCTTTTGATAAGACAGGTACTCTAACTCAAGGGAAGCCTAGCGTAAAAGAAATTATAACTAATAATAACTTTTCAAAAAAGCAATTAATAACTATTGCTGCTAGTTTAGAAAAAACAGTGGATCACCCCATTTCTAAAGCAATCATTGATTATGCTAACCAAAACAATATAAAAACTGAAGAAGCCGTAAACACTAAAGTTATAGGAGGTAAGGGGATTACTGGAGAAATTGCAGATTCTTACTTCTGGCTTGGTAGCCATGCTTTTGCTCATGAAAAACAACTCTGTGAGGATACTTCACTCCATAATCAGGCAACAAAACTTGGAAATGATGGCTTTTCATTAATATTTGTAGGTAATAATCAAGAAGTAATTGGTACTATAGCCATACAAGATGGTATAAAGAATAATATCCAAAGTTCCTTAAAACAACTAAAAGCATTAGGGGTTGAGCAAACTGTAATGCTTACAGGTGATAATAAAGGTACAGCAAGAGCTATTGCAGAGCAGGCAGGGATTGATGATTTTTATGCTGAACTTTTACCTGAAGATAAAGTAACCAAAATTGAAGAACTTGTTAATAAATATAAAAATGTAGCAATGATTGGGGATGGTATAAATGATGCTCCAGCTCTTGCTAGATCTAATCTAGGTATTGCTATGGGAGCTATTGGTAATGATGTAGCGATAGAAACTGCTGATATTGCTCTAATGTCTGATGATATCAGTAAGCTACCGTGGTTAATTAAGCACTCACGGAAAACTCTAAATATAATAAAACAAAACATAACCTTTTCTATAGTTATAAAAGCCATTTTTATATCGTTAGCTATTGCCGATTTAGCCACCTTATGGATGGCGATTGCAGCAGACATGGGAGCAACTTTTATTGTTATAATAAATGCTTTAAGATTACTAAAATCTTAG
- a CDS encoding NAD(P)H-dependent glycerol-3-phosphate dehydrogenase: protein MQKSILVLGAGAWGTALALQLAYKGHNVRINSWRESHNQQMLKNHNNIKYLPNIEKFPNNLTAIFNWQESIVDFDQILIATPSSGFKNILVELKEYILPKQGIISATKGFCHNSYALLDEIANEILPGTKFALITGPSFAKEVAQKLPTAVVVASKDIEYAKEVQKLFSNENFRCYTTTDIIGAQIGGAVKNVLAIAAGIAAGMNFGVNAHAALITRGLAEIKKLGLKLGADSETFIGLSCLGDLLLTCSDNQSRNRRFGLYIGQGHSIDESLKMVNNVVEGYFTAQAVYNLAKKHNVDMPLVFATYRVLYESAEPKNIVKQLMQRELKDENQPPATSLGT, encoded by the coding sequence ATGCAAAAGAGCATACTTGTCTTAGGTGCAGGAGCATGGGGCACAGCGTTGGCTTTGCAACTGGCGTATAAAGGACATAATGTTAGGATTAACTCATGGCGAGAGTCGCATAACCAACAAATGCTAAAAAATCATAATAACATTAAGTATTTACCGAATATTGAAAAATTCCCAAACAATCTAACAGCTATTTTTAATTGGCAGGAGAGTATAGTTGATTTTGATCAAATATTAATAGCTACGCCTAGTTCTGGATTTAAAAACATACTTGTTGAATTAAAAGAATATATATTACCTAAGCAAGGAATAATAAGTGCTACAAAGGGGTTTTGTCATAACAGTTATGCATTACTTGATGAAATAGCTAATGAAATACTACCAGGTACAAAATTTGCCTTGATTACAGGACCAAGTTTTGCCAAAGAAGTTGCTCAAAAGCTTCCTACAGCTGTGGTTGTAGCATCAAAAGATATTGAATATGCCAAAGAAGTTCAAAAGCTTTTTAGTAACGAAAATTTTAGATGCTATACCACAACAGACATTATAGGTGCTCAAATTGGTGGAGCAGTTAAGAATGTTTTAGCAATCGCTGCAGGGATAGCTGCGGGAATGAATTTTGGAGTAAATGCCCATGCTGCACTTATAACAAGGGGACTAGCTGAGATTAAAAAACTTGGACTTAAGTTAGGGGCTGATTCAGAAACCTTTATAGGTCTTAGTTGCTTAGGCGATTTGTTATTAACCTGTTCAGACAATCAGTCACGAAATCGTAGATTTGGTTTATATATTGGTCAAGGACACTCTATTGATGAGTCTTTAAAGATGGTTAATAACGTCGTAGAGGGCTATTTTACCGCTCAAGCAGTTTATAATTTAGCTAAAAAACATAATGTTGACATGCCATTAGTGTTTGCTACATATCGGGTATTGTATGAATCAGCTGAGCCAAAAAATATAGTTAAACAGCTTATGCAACGTGAGCTTAAAGATGAGAATCAACCACCAGCAACTTCTTTAGGAACATAG